The region CTTTGCAAAGCAGTTTTAGTGCATAAAATGCATAGACATGCAGTGCTATGAGAAAAGTTTTGcccatattttaatttctttgtttttgtgctgttatttattagattttttttacagttacatATGTCAGATCACCAAAAGATAAGCAGCATATAAACTGAGTACATGTGAAATGTTGCTTTCAAATcataaatgcagttactaaGTGAGAAATAACAGTTAGAGGTGGATTGCTGACCTTTTTTAGCTTCTTGTCTTGCTACATAATCCAAGAGCTTTTTTGTACTTTAAGGATTTCTGGTAGAGAGCAAAATTCATGATTCCATCAATAACAACATGTTGCTCAAATACCGTCGCTGCTAACCAGCCACAGATGATCATACCACCATCATGTATgaagttatttttctgaaatgtggaTGGAACAGAATGCTCTTCTTTTAAACTGTTCCACTTGATTTCATCAGTCTGCAGTACATTTTTCTAAGAGTTGTTGAGATCATCAAAACATTCTTTTGGAGAGTACAAATTGTTCTTtctattttcatctttttaatgaatgaaagcaagatttgaaaaatgaattttaCACTTTATCAGGCTCTATTTCTGTAgtataaaatttgttttaatgatcCAGTAATTTAAGTTTGATGCTAACCAAAAATAGAGGGATATCTAAGGGAACACAGGAGTTTTGCCATCACTCTAAATTAGTACTAGCTTGTCTTATTAATACTAATTAACTGACAATAACATTTGagtttaaaacctgaaaaagttgGGTTTGATAATATTACCAAATTCTAACTTAAGAAGTAAACATAACGCAGCATAAGAAACTATCAGCATGCTCTGGTTCGCTGTCATACTGTATCAGTTTCCCCTGCAGGATcctcaaaatattttccagtgcAGCTAACTGTTGGCTTATACATATTAGCTTTTTTCTATTAGATTGTATGTATTTTCAAGAGACAGTTTATATTGTTAGACATGGGTTCACATGCTTGAACAACTCCTTATGAGTGTTTGGGGCTTTTATGCTACCTTCTGCAgctaatttgctttattttaaccTTGAAAACAGTTGTCAGCAAAACTTTTCTGTTAGTGTTACTGATGGCACAACATGTAATCTCAGTATTTCTTGCACAGCAGTTTGAAAATCTTGAACCTagataaaaaggaaaattcCAAATGATATAGCATGTCtaatgaaacagaacaaaaacaaacacatccaaCCCTATCATAAGCCTTTATCAAATAActgcatttctattttttaagcATACTTTGATGCTCAACATAAAAAGATCAGTGTACTCAATGCTTTGTGACTTTTCGAACACTTATTTTAATTAACAACGACCAATGTCTCATAGGCACCTGGTGCTTCAAAGCCTGCAAAACCCTTATTTGGGACTTGAAATACACCAGACACTTGACAACAGCTGTTAATCAGATAATAGAAGCCTCAGATTTACACAAGCACTCTTGTGGAGAAACACCCATAAATTCTTTGACATGACAGTGTACAAGGGCGGGGAGAGAGTGAAGGTGGGATTTGGTACCAGGCGCCTTCCTTCCTAACACAATGACGCATCAAATGAGCTCTGTGGTGAAACACTCAATCAGCCATTTCCCCTCAGCACACTATTTTCAGGCAGTGGATGATCTGATGAATGTAGCAGAGTTAAGTTCCCTTTCTGTAACTGCTAAAAGAAATATGTGACAAGAGGACTTTCAAGAAATTATGACATGGCATGAGGTGTCTCCATAGCCCATGAATCCTCAAAATACACATATTTTCCTGACAGATGAACTGTGAGCAGTGAGGCAGGGAAATGAAAAACACCCCACAGTATCCTTACCCTGGGATGAGCCTCCTCACCACCCAAACATCAGTAACCCGACTCCATAGTTTTAAGATGACCTCTTGCTTCACTTGCCCTGCTCACCTTAATCATTGAGTGACCTGCCATTGCAACAATACACAGGATCCCCTTTGGTGCAGGGGCCCAACACATGTTCACATAGCGGGTATGTGGTGGGGGAGACGTGCCCTCTGACACTGACAGTATGTCCACATTGGCCATCTCTGGGTCACAGTTTCTGTGTTAGTCTTCAAAAATTAACTATAGTTTAATATGATAACCTCAACACAGAATGGCTCTCTACTTGAATGCATAACATTTAACGTTGATCTTCCAAAGAGCAGACATTTCctgaaagaagaataaaaactgaaaaaatattaagaaagttcgagttttttttgttttcaagtgaTAAAGAGCAAAAGGGAATTTTCACACACATTTAGCCTTATGCTGAGTTAAGGGAGCCAAATTCTCACCTTTATAGTGGGCACTTAGTTTTTCAGTATCATAGCTCAGAATATCTGGTGTTATGAAGCTATGACACATCTTTCTGTTGAGCTCAATAAGTGTCAGGTGCTGTAAATAGTTACGGATTGTGCAAATCAGTTCCATTGTAAACTGTATATTCATATTTGCAATGAATACCTTTAGTTTGGTAAATCACACATTAGCTTCTATAAGTAGCAGGTGCTATGCTGTGCTTTTTTAGAATGGCGCCTGGACAAAAATGAATAAGGATTCAAAAATCATTGGAACAAGGGTTTAGAGACCATGCACAAAATTAACATGTCTAACTGCAATATTTACCAAACTCAGAGGGGATACTGATTgtgattataaaaaaataaatcagacatttgTGCATCTGGCAAActtcaccttttttttcccaaagacATTAATAGCAATCATTATGGTCAAACATTTCAGGTATAGGATTTGTCTCCAAAAATTAAGGTCATTGTCCCTGAATGCAATCTGTAATCTTGggttttatgttgcttttaggTTGCAGACCACTGCTACTAATAAACTCGATGCttgtttcacaaaataaatgcaatgcAATAAACTTTCCAGGATAGTTGATGAGTCTTTTTGAGAGCTAGGGCCTttctactgatttatttttactttttactcaaCACTTTTTCACATACACCAGTGTTATTTAACCAAGTTAAAGTTCGACTTATTTGTAGCATGATTAAAGTTGAAGCGTCGCTATTTCCCAGTCTCCAAAACGACGGAGACAAAACGGTGAATAAATACAGACTCACAAGCCTCCTAAATGAGTTCAGCCGGCTGCTGGGGCTTTAAGAAAATGACCCGGATGAGCATCAGTCTGCCCGGCGATGCTGGACTTTCTTTTCCGCTCTGATCTCGGAGTTGGTGAGAGCGTGGATTTCATCATCTAGGCTCACCGTATCACCAAAATGAGCGTCCCAGCGTTTATCGACATAACAGAAGAAGACCAGGTGTGACCTACGTTTTCTGAGGACGTTAAAACTGCGTTGTTTAGATTAACTGTAGAATTAAAGCTAAGCATTTAAATAAGTTAGCATGTGCTAGCTACCCGCAATGCTAGCTCCGTACTTAGCATGTAATGGTAAAGATGTGTATGTTGGcaaattcagaaataattaataattatttaaattttggatTAGTAACATAGAATTTCGTTGAGATATGttgattttagtttattctagatcaaaatatttgcagtCGGAAAAGTAACGCTTGACTAGCAAACGCTAGCCACCTACATACATGGCGACATAAACaaagttgcaaaaaataaatgaaataagcaaggcattaaaattattcattcaaTTTCCCTTTAGCTTATGTCACTAAAttcaaactatattttttttgtggtgggGATTAAGCGGGTgtttacatatttctttaaGCTAATACTTCTAGGCGCTGTAGTTTCAATTCTTTAGCAGGGCTTTTTCTAACACTGCGTGTTTTTACATGTTGTACAATGTATGTGATCTAactttcaaacaggtttaataTCGGCACAAATGATTGGCGTTTGACttagttgaaatgttttaaattatacaaatgATATAACATGTAGAGATGTCCACAGTGCAGCACTCTTTTCTCAAGAATGACACAGAGTAGGGCCACCAGCACAGGTGGTTGATGCagataaagacattttgttttcaattggggcaaatttattacaatttaaaatcttgttacaacaaaaaatactggTAGCGtagcattttgcttttaataacCAGTCATTATTTGCATTCTCTTTAATTTCCTAGTAAATGAGACAATATCTACCtagtaaattttatttaaaagcagattttttttttttgttttatccaaGTCTGCTTTTAATTAATCTATTAGACATGGCTAAATTCATTTAGCATTTCCAGACAGAGAGAGCATGACACCAAATCATATCCCTATTGTTGGCATTAGACAAATtgtttggctttattttttattttaaatcaaacctAAAAGAACAATTTATACTTCTCTCGCCTTCTCcccaaaaacctttttaattaacatattgcatgcttagtttattgttgagcaggtaaaaaaaaaaaaaaaaaacttttatttttataatttttttgtttggacaCTCCTGATCTAGACTAAATAAGAAGGTTCCAGCATTTTGATATTTCAGAGCACAGATAGACAACAGGTTGTTTATTAAATTCTTAACTAAAATACAGCTTGCTCTTGTTGGACCTATAGTTCAATATTCTGCAGTGGAAGCATCCTTGACATTAACAATGTCACTGTAATATTTCAGGCTTCGGAGCTGAGGTCCTACATCAAGGCTAAAGGAGCTGATATCTCAGAGGAGAATGCTGAAGGTGGACTTCATATTGATTTGGCTCAGATCATTGAGGCCTGTGATGTCTGTCTGAAGGATGATGATAAAGGTGGGTGAGGAAGAACGCTTCTATGTCTCACACACTGACTCTTGTTACCTTTTAGCAAGAAAGTGAAATTGGTTTCATTTTAataggaggagaaaaaaaaactcaagttcaGTCAAGTCTGCTTTCTGTGTCTTTGTAGATGTTGAGAGTGTAATGAACAGCATCGTGTCTCTGCTGTTAATCCTGGAGCCAGAGAAGCAAGAAGCTCTGATTGAAAGTTTGTGTGAGAAGCTGGTAAAGTTCCGTGAGGGAGAGCGACCCTCCCTTCGCCTGCAGCTGTGAGTCCTGTCAAAAAAAACCATTTCGATTTCCAATAATTAAAAGAGAAAGGTCCATGCCAACGTTTGAGTTGCTTTTTCAGGCTGAGCAACTTGTTCCATGGCATGGACGAGAACACTCCGGTGAGGTACACAGTGTTCTGCAGCCTCGTCAAGGTGGCTGCAACCTGTAATGCCATTTCTTTCATCCCCACCGATCTTGATCAGGTATCTCCATTCTCCATCTTAAAAGCGGTGTCGGTTTAAAGGTGTGTTTCTTTGGCTTGATTCGCGTTGGTGTCGCTGAATAGGTACGCAAGTGGATTGTTGACTGGAACCTGAACACAGAGAAGAAGCACACAATGCTGAGGCTGGTGTATGAAGCATTGGTGGACTGCAAAAAAAGGTAACTGTACACAGTATTTAAAGGTAACTGTACACagtatttaatgtttattgtgACTATTTCAAAATCAGCAGATGCAGAAATACAAATTGTCAAATGCATTCTACTTTATTGGAGCAATGCAGGATATTACTGTGACATTACTGCTGGACATGACAATATTCATTTTGACTAGCTTTTTGGCTGCTAAAAGTATATATTAAGAGAGCAGTGGTGAAATTTGAATGCATTGAAGATTGATATGAAATCCTACCAAGTACTGCACCCAAGAAGATTTTGCTTTTCAAGTAttgcacacatttattttgagaTGAGGATTGTAATTTGACACATTGTGCCACTCAGGAACGTTGCAATGTAACAATGTTGCAGTGCAGTGTGTGCTTTATTACTCAGTGGGTTGATGGTGTGTTTTAGCGCATCGCTCGTCTGTGTTAATTAGTACATGCATGTTAAAAGGActttaacctttttaattttCGACTTTGCAGTGAAGCTGCAGCGAAAGTGATGGTTGAGCTGCTGGGAAGTTACACAGAGGACAATGCTTCGCAAGCACGCGTTGATGCTCACAGGTGCATTATTAAAACTGGTTTCACGCTTGTTGAAATTTGAAACGGTGTCCCTCTTTCCAACCCGTTTCCATCGTTTTCAGATGTATTGTTCGTGCTCTCAAAGACCCGAACACCTTCCTGTTTGACCACCTGCTCACCCTGAAACCTGTTCGCTTTTTGGAGGGAGAGCTCATCCATGATGTAAGTGCTTAAAGATTCTCTGCATAACTCAATCCAGGCAGGGAATTTACCAGGAtgtagattatttttaataagacaGATTCATCCAATATCTCTCATTAGTTGCATTTTAAGGATTTGGGGGATTACatctcttctttcctttttaaatcttatcgaaaaaatattttgtcatgctTCATCAGCAGGAGCTAAATTAAGCTTAAAATTGTTTGCTGAATTGTGCCTTTTGTGATTTCACAGTTTACAAGAGCTTTGATAGCTTAAGTGCATGATGTCAGTCCAGAAACTTAATGACCTTAGTTTGTATAAGTCCATCTGACTCATTATTCATTGGCGTTTTTTCTTCCCATCTGTCTTCTCAGCTTTTAACCATCTTTGTGAGTGCAAAACTAGCATCATATGTCAAATTCTACCAGAGTAACAAAGACTTTATTGATTCTCTTGGTAAGTACTTGTATTTTATAATGTGAATAAGAATATTATTtattccaagtttttttttttctatgtttgtgGCAAGACAATGAACTCTTGAGGGGTATTTTATTCCCCAAGAGTGTCTGCTTGTGTTGATGCAGACCAAGAATGTTTGTGTCAGCAGTACTTTCTTCCCCCCCGCCCAACtacattatgaatgaaattcaattaaaacatgTGTAGGATGGGCTCTCAAAACAGCCAACACAGAGAGATGTTTTTGTTAATGAGTAGAATCCCTGACTGGTCCTAAACGTCCTGAGCTTTATTACAGGGAAACTCCCTGAGCTGAGAGTAATTGCCTGTGACTGTTTTGTGCTTAATGATCCCTGCGTTTTGGTCCTCAGGCCTCTCTCACGAGCAGAACATGGCCAAGATGCGCCTGCTGACGTTCATGGGCATGGCGGTGGAATTCAAAGAGATTTCCTTTGATACCATACAGCAGGAACTGCAGATCGGAGCTGATGACGTCGAGGCTTTTGTCATTGATGGTATAAACTTCAAATGAATCTTGTCCATCCATGTCCTTCAAACACTCATCGCAGTTCAGAGAAATATATACTCAAGACTATTTAAATGCAGTTAGGGTGTCTTAGATCCATGTCTCCAGTCTACTTGCAATATGACCCCATTTTAAAGCGTTGTGTTTTTTGCTGTCTGACACCCAAATACATGGATGTTATTAGAGCTGCCCACAGCTGCAGCCTGTTGGCATCCTGCTTGTTTCCGTTTGCTCTGTGCATCAGTCAAGTTTGACTGCACTAATGGGTGAGCTCCATCCAAACTgtactttaaaaacaatcataGCGTCGGTATCTGTGACGAATTATTCACTCAACTTTCTAAAGCTTTCTAAAGGGGAGCTACAGTTTGGGGCTGCTTCAGGTTCGAAGGTGATGTATGGGGTTTAGACGCTCCGAAAGGTTTAGGTTTAACACAGAATCACAGTGCGACGCTTGAATGAGACGTAATGATTGACcgacagaaaaagacaagacCGCTAAGATCTTTAAGCTGCTAAATGCATGCTACGATGTTAAGGCGGATCatctttctgctgcttctcaaTGAATAATGTTACAGGAAATTTTGAACAAGATTTTGTGCTAAACTATGGTTAACTTTGTGCCAGTTTGTGGTAATGTACAGACTTTATCTAGCTCAACTTATCGGTGTAAGCactgattaaaataaaccagAGAGAAAATCAAAGACGAAAGTTTGTTGGGAATGCAAGTAACACGAATGATAAACCAGGCT is a window of Xiphophorus maculatus strain JP 163 A chromosome 4, X_maculatus-5.0-male, whole genome shotgun sequence DNA encoding:
- the eif3m gene encoding eukaryotic translation initiation factor 3 subunit M is translated as MSVPAFIDITEEDQASELRSYIKAKGADISEENAEGGLHIDLAQIIEACDVCLKDDDKDVESVMNSIVSLLLILEPEKQEALIESLCEKLVKFREGERPSLRLQLLSNLFHGMDENTPVRYTVFCSLVKVAATCNAISFIPTDLDQVRKWIVDWNLNTEKKHTMLRLVYEALVDCKKSEAAAKVMVELLGSYTEDNASQARVDAHRCIVRALKDPNTFLFDHLLTLKPVRFLEGELIHDLLTIFVSAKLASYVKFYQSNKDFIDSLGLSHEQNMAKMRLLTFMGMAVEFKEISFDTIQQELQIGADDVEAFVIDAVRTKMVYCKIDQTQRKVVVSHSTHRTFGKQQWQQLYDTLSSWKANLATVKTSLQTLSPSA